In the genome of Massilia sp. UMI-21, the window CGCGGTGTTGCGGTGCACGCCCACGTCAAGGGCGGCACGCCGCACCGATTTGGCCGCGATCAATGCGCCCAGGTAGTCGAGCCACTTTTCGCGCAGCCGCAGCCGAGCGAAAGGCGTGCCGCTCAAGTCGTTGAAGCTGCGGCCGCATTCCCTGCAGCGGTAGCGCTGCAAGCCATTGGCATGGCCGTGCCGGTAGCAGCGCGGGCAGGCGCAGCGCGGGCAAGCGCGTTGGGGTGCGCGGATCTGCTCGATGAGGGCGACGATCCGGTCCAGCCCCGCGGCCGGATGCAATGCCGCCAGTGTTTGTTGGCGCTGCGCCCCGTTCAGCGCGGGGAGTCGTGCGAACCATTTTTTGAAGCTGGGTGTTTTCATGGCCGCTTCCTGTCGATGGAGACAGGTGTTCGACCAGGGAGATGCTCAGCAGTTCACGCCTCATCCATAGTTAACGCTGACAGAGCCAAACAAAAAGGGCCGCATTTGCATGCGGCCCTTCGAATTCTGGCTCCCCGACCTGGACTCGAACCAGGGACCTGCGGATTAACAGTCCGTCGCTCTACCGACTGAGCTATCAGGGATTAGAGGCCGTATTATAGCAGCGCTTTTCGATTTCGCGAAGCCCCGCGCTATCGGCAGGCAATCTTTCTACGTCGGCAACCGACGGACCAGCGCCGCCAGGGCATCCAGCACCACTTGCGGCTCGGACATCTGCGGAAAATGCGCACTGCGCTTCGCGATCACGCGCTCGCCCAGCGGCGACAGGTGCGCCAGCGCCTGCTGGTTACGTTCGCGTTCGCGCTGCGCTTCGCCCGAGACGATCCAGCGCGGCAAGCGCTTGCCGCCCGAGACCACGGTGAGCGGAATGGCCGGGAACGGCGGCGCCTCGGCGATCTCCTCCACCGTCTCCGCTTCGTTGCTGATCTCGTCGTTCGGATCCGGCGGCGAGACGCGGTCGAGCAGGCCGGTGACGGCGCGCTGCAGGCCCGAGCGATAGCGCCTGATGTTGAGGACATCGGCGGGCGCGGTCGCCTCGAGGAACAGCACCCCACAGGTCTCTTCGGGATAGACGCGCGCGAACAGGTTGGCGTGCAGCCCGCCGAAGGCATGCGCCACCAGCAGGAAAGGCGGCCTGGCGCCGATCTCGCGCAGCAGTGCGCGCAGTTGCAGGATGGCGGTGGTCCCCATCTGGGGCTCGCGCGGCCGTCCGCTGGCGCCCACGCCCGGCCGGTCGTAGGCGACCACCGTGCCCAGTTTCTCGATCTCGGGAAACAAGCGATGCCAGCCTTCGATCGGACCGCCGGAACCGCCCAGCATGACGATGGTCGGGCTACCCTGCCCTGACATCGAAAAACGCAGCACCTGCCCCGCGACCGCAATTCTCTTGCTCGATGGAAGATGCTTCACTTATAAATTCCTGAAGAGACGAGTGTCGCCAGCGTACCCCGTGCGCATGAGATTCTGCAATACCCAAAGTAATTGTTGCGTGAAAACAAAAAGGCCACATCTTGCGATGTGGCCTTTCAGAATTCTGGCTCCCCGACCTGGACTCGAACCAGGGACCTGCGGATTAACAGTCCGTCGCTCTACCGACTGAGCTATCAGGGAATTGATGACAGCATTATATGTTTGCGGTGACAGACTGTCAAATTCGAGTCGTGCCGCGCAGCCACTTTTGCCGCTCTTCGGAACCGCAACTACTCAGTGCCGAAGAGCCAAGATTTTAAAGAACTTTCGCGACGGCGTCAACGACGCGATCGAGATTGGTCGAGTTCAGGGCGGCGACGCAGATGCGGCCGGTATCCACCGCGTAGATCGACTGTTCGCGCAGCTTGCCCACCTGCTCCTTGCTCAGGCCCGAGTACGAGAACATGCCGACCTGCTCGCGCACGAATTCGAAGTCGTGGCCCGGCGCCCGTTCCTTCAGCTTGGCGACGAAAGCGTTGCGCATTTCCTTGATGCGCACGCGCATGCCGGCCAGTTCGTCTTCCCACAGCTGGCGCAGCTCCGGGGTGGACAGCACCGTGGCAACCACCTTGCCGCCATGGGTCGGCGGGTTCGAATAGTTGGTGCGGATGACGCGCTTCAGTTGCGACAGCACGCGCGCGGTTTCGTCGGCGCTGGTGCCGACGATCGACAGCGCGCCGACACGCTCGCCGTACAGCGAGAAGGACTTCGAGAACGAGTTCGAGACCAGCATCGGGATGCCGGTGGCGGCGAAGCGGCGCACCACGGCGCCATCTTCCGCGATGCCTTCGCCGAAGCCCTGGTAGGCCATGTCGAGGAAAGGCACCAGGCCGCCCGCGACCACCGCCTCGATCACCTGGCCCCACTGCTCCTGGGTCAGGTCGGCGCCGGTCGGGTTGTGGCAGCAGGCGTGCAGCACCACGATCGCGCCGCGCGGCATGGACGCCAGCGAGGCCAGCATGCCGTCGAAATTCACACCGTGGGTGGCTGGGTCGTAATACGTGTAGTTGTGGACCGCGAAGCCGGCGCTCTCGAACAGCGCGCGGTGGTTTTCCCAGCTCGGGTCGCTGATGTAGACCTCGGAGCCGGGGGCGAAACGCTTGAGGAAGTCGGCGCCCAGCTTGAGCGCGCCGGTGCCGCCCAGGGCCTGCACGGTGATCGCACGCTTCTCTTGAATTACGGCGCTGTCGGCCCCAAATACCAGCTCTTGCACGGCCTTGTCGTACGCCGCCAGCCCTTCGATCGGCAGGTAGGTGCGCGGCGACGGCTGCTCCATCAGCTTCGCTTCCGCCTCTTGCACGCACTGCAGCAAAGGAACCTTGCCATTGTCGTCATAATAGACGCCGACGCCCAGGTTGATCTTGGCCGGATTGGTATCGGCGTTGAATGCTTCGGTGATGCCCAGGATCGGGTCGCGCGGGGCCATGTCGATGGCGCCGAAGAGGCTGGAAGAGGCTGTGGAAGTCATCGTGATAAACTGGATTTCGTCGGTGGGTTCGCAGCAGTTGATTAAACGACACTGCTTGTATAGTCATGCTGCAGTGCCGCAAGTGGATCCCCATTCTAGCAAAGGTCTGAAAACATGGCAGATTTATCCGTCGCAAATGCCCCGGAACATGCTCCGGATTCGACCGTGATCACCTACCCGGGATCGCCCTTCAAGCTGCACCAGCCCTTCCCGCCCGCCGGCGACCAGCCCACCGCCATCGCCGGGCTGATCGAAGGCATCAACGACGGCCTGATGTACCAGACCCTGCTC includes:
- a CDS encoding alpha/beta hydrolase gives rise to the protein MKHLPSSKRIAVAGQVLRFSMSGQGSPTIVMLGGSGGPIEGWHRLFPEIEKLGTVVAYDRPGVGASGRPREPQMGTTAILQLRALLREIGARPPFLLVAHAFGGLHANLFARVYPEETCGVLFLEATAPADVLNIRRYRSGLQRAVTGLLDRVSPPDPNDEISNEAETVEEIAEAPPFPAIPLTVVSGGKRLPRWIVSGEAQRERERNQQALAHLSPLGERVIAKRSAHFPQMSEPQVVLDALAALVRRLPT
- a CDS encoding aspartate/tyrosine/aromatic aminotransferase, producing the protein MTSTASSSLFGAIDMAPRDPILGITEAFNADTNPAKINLGVGVYYDDNGKVPLLQCVQEAEAKLMEQPSPRTYLPIEGLAAYDKAVQELVFGADSAVIQEKRAITVQALGGTGALKLGADFLKRFAPGSEVYISDPSWENHRALFESAGFAVHNYTYYDPATHGVNFDGMLASLASMPRGAIVVLHACCHNPTGADLTQEQWGQVIEAVVAGGLVPFLDMAYQGFGEGIAEDGAVVRRFAATGIPMLVSNSFSKSFSLYGERVGALSIVGTSADETARVLSQLKRVIRTNYSNPPTHGGKVVATVLSTPELRQLWEDELAGMRVRIKEMRNAFVAKLKERAPGHDFEFVREQVGMFSYSGLSKEQVGKLREQSIYAVDTGRICVAALNSTNLDRVVDAVAKVL